A stretch of DNA from Triticum dicoccoides isolate Atlit2015 ecotype Zavitan unplaced genomic scaffold, WEW_v2.0 scaffold112972, whole genome shotgun sequence:
ttgactcagactatgagcgccaaatcaggaaggcacatcgagcatgaCAAAAgggtcgagctcgagctcgagccaagcagctggccaaaaatgcgggaaaactgttccccagctaggagaacaggcggcgcaatcgaccccCCCCGCTTGTTGTACCAACACTTCAGAGTACTGGCGCCGgtcagctggtaataaccgacgagCATAGACGGAACGCTGAAATGCTcggtatcactgttggacaacttctCGAGATTGAGCTCATGCCTGGGCTTAAAGAGGAGgagataaaatggaaatatgcccgcGGCCAACCTTTGGTAATGCatgaggaggtcaagaacctcccaacgagaatgtatcaattgcatgattggtacatgaaaattaccaagagtaaCAATCGAGAGGACCTCATGGTGAAAGTCATGGAAGAGTATTACTTCCATAAGCTCGCTgtgtccattgagtattcagaactatttcagataTTCCATCAAGACACACTCGAAAAATCCATCGTCAGTttgtattgtctgtaagtgatttctttctgtaattcaagtctcaagctagctgtagtgctcactgatcgatcattacctgtaattatcctcactatatttttttctgtggtattatgcaggatgaagatgtataaaatgaaaaaagttggacgctatggcattgggttcattgacccaaataccattaatgaagaaaCATAGTCATAAGAATGGTATCAAGAAGAGgtagagaaaaacatgctagagttcttgaagcgcctcaataccaatgaacatATACTAATTCCTTACAACTacatgtgagtcacactgtcttgtactacaaattctgtttttacttactagctagctagatgttaataattaagtgcatAGGGGTTTAGGGTAgatgatgagtgttatgcacatgcccgcttaattaagacatgcaaacatgtgtgcatgcagttaccattggatcttgttaatcattaaagttgacgaaggaacaattaaagtactagactcactacttaaagaaaaaCACACCTACTCAaccgtgaaggggatagtcgacaAGTAATTTCAATTATtattaactatatgtcggcctctttagttcgtcatttcctgatatcaactatttaataactcgtttattcattttctttgctggcgggcagggcttgggcaaagtttagGAATTCGAAAGATGTTCCAGGCGAATGGAGAGAAATGTTGTATTGGTTTCGAtccaaggtataattaattaactagtACTAGTTAGCTACCATGCATCTATTTAATTCCGGGctatagaaccggcactaaagccccttacgaaccggggctatagcccggttctgcactagtgcatctttttaattctagtttcaataccattaattatcatgcttgattaattattatctgattaaattctattctcgtaaaggccctgaagcaggcgcatggGAGAGATCATTGTGCATACTGCGTTTtttagaacattcgcatgatgacatcCGAAAGGACCAAAACTGATAGACAGCTATGGGTACGCGCGTTTGACAGGacactattcataatttttacgtcattatcgatatctagtcacataattaatacacatgcatattgatctcattCTTAACAGttcgaaatatatatatatatatataatcagttctacgagaaattctatttatatatatgtataacgtgtacaatatgtagtatcgtaaaataccagcaatcaaaaaagaattaaatggaaaacagaaaactaaaggaaaaataaataataaaaccaaaaccccccaaactcggcctggctcgtgccacgtggtagcCCTTTAGCTACNNNNNNNNNNNNNNNNNNNNNNNNNNNNNNNNNNNNNNNNNNNNNNNNNNNNNNNNNNNNNNNNNNNNNNNNNNNNNNNNNNNNNNNNNNNNNNNNNNNNNNNNNNNNNNNNNNNNNNNNNNNNNNNNNNNNNNNNNNNNNNNNNNNNNNNNNNNNNNNNNNNNNNNNNNNNNNNNNNNNNNNNNNNNNNNNNNNNNNNNNNNNNNNNNNNNNNNNNNNNNNNNNNNNNNNNNNNNNNNNNNNNNNNNNNNNNNNNNNNNNNNNNNNNNNNNNNNNNNNNNNNNNNNNNNNNNNNcctttagtgccggttatagaaccggcactaaaggcccttacgaaccagggctatagcccggttctgcactagtgtaactTCGCCGGTTCCTCCTCTTCTTACTAAATGAAATGGAGTGCCGGTACATTTAGTCAAAAACGAGATAATGGAGGAAACGACGCCGTGAGAGTAAAGAGAAGAAAATCGTGAGGCTGAAACCAATCGCATCCAACGGTCCAGGTAGGGCCATGGGAGACGATATTTTCCTACGCCAGCCTCGTTGATCATGCATGCCTAGCGGCTCCAAAAGAGCTTCGCTACACCTACGTAAATCCCTTACGTAAAGTTGCGTATTAGCTGATCTGGATTAATTAGATTGGATTAGAAAGAGGCCCAGGCCCATCCCCTCAAAAATCAGGGGGGGTCATTAGTTTTATAGAAAGGAAACAAACCGTAAGTTTACGTAGGAGGTTACGTAGGTCTAGTGTACGGCGCCTAACGTAAGAAATGAAATGATGGATGTGTATGCATCCTTCCCCTCCTCGATCGAGGAAGATAACACGAAATCGATATCCTTCCAACTCACTTCACACGGGACGACACCTCAGTCGACGGATCCGGACTGGTCGGAGTCTGATCTGGTGCCTGCCATGGCGGAGAAGGTCGCAAACTGCCGGAGGTGAGCTCGAGTGGCGGAGGGGAGTGGAAGGGAGGGGTGTGAAGTATACATCCATCATTTTCCTACGCCAGCCTCGTTGATCATGCATGCCTAGCGGCTCCAAAAATAGCACCGCTTGTATACGGCGCCTAACGTAAGAAATGATGGATGTGTAAGTATGCATCCTTCCCTTCCCGACCGAGCATGATAACACCAAATCGATATCCTTCCCACTCACTCCAGTCGGTTTGGTGGACACGTACCACATACATCGATCGATCACGTCACGTCTGAGTACAGCGAGCTCATCCCCAGGCGAGCCTGTATAAATGGAGGTGCCACTCGCCTCAAGCTCCAGGCCATCCTCGAGTTCTATCTAGTAGACGACGCAGTGGTGAATTACGAGTGTGCTGCCTAACACCACCACCATGGTGCATCAAGCTCAGGGCCTGCTCGTGCAGGAGGTGGCCGCCGACGGGGAGCTGCCGAGCCGCTACGTGCTCAAGGAGCAGCAGGgccgcccggccgccgccgccgccgcacagcGTGCCGCTCCGTCCATCCCCACCGTGGACGTGAGCCGCCTTGCCGACGCCGACCCCAGCGAGGCCGACAAGCTCCGGTCGGCTCTCGACTCCTGGGGCCTCTTCGCGGTGACCGGTCACGGCATGACGGACCCGTTCCTCGACGCGATCCTCGGCGCCGCGCGGGGGTTCTTCCACCTGCCGACGGAGGCGAAGCAGGAGTACAGCAACGTggtcgacgccgacgacggcggccgCAAGTTCCAGCCCGAGGGCTACGGCGTCGACCGCGTCGACACCGACGAGCAGGTCCTCGACTGGTGCGACCGGCTCTACCTCCAGGTCCGGCCGGACGACGCGCGGCAGCTCCGCTTCTGGCCGACCCACCCGCCGGACCTCGCCGAGCTCCTCAAAGAGTTCAGCGTCGAGGGCGAGAAGGTGGCCAAGCTCGTCGTCACGGCCATGGCGAGGTGCCTGGGCTTCGAGGATGGGTTCTTCGTGGACAAGGTCGGCGACCGGATGCCGTCGTACGCGCGGTTCACCTACTACCCGCCCTGCCCGCGCCCGGACCTCGTGCACGGGCTCAAGCCCCACACCGACAACTCCGTGGTCACCGTGCTCCTCCTCGACGACCAAGTCGGCGGCCTCCAGGTTCTGAAAGACGGCAGCTGGGTCGACGTGCCCGTGCTGGGCGACGGCCGACACCAGCTGCTGGTCGTGGTCGGCGAcgagatggagatcatgagcaacgCGGCGTTCAGGGCGCCGGTACACCGGGTGATGGCGCCGGGGGAGGAGGCGGAGCGGGTGTCGCTGGCGGTGTTCTACCAGCCGGAGCCGGACAAGGTGCTCGAGCCGTCGCCCGAGCTGATCGACGGGGACCGGCCGGCGATGTACAAAAAGCTCCAGGCCAAGGTCTTCGCCGACGGCTTCTGGGACGCGTTCGCGCTCGGGGAACGCACCATCGACTTCCTCAAGGTCAAGGTCGACGCCGTCGATCCGCCGGCGGCGGCCGTTTCCGGCGCTTGATTGTATCGAACTATTGAAGCCTCCATGAGCGCTCAATGGATCCGTATGTATGCAAATTGCACGCACGGAGTGTTGATTGTACTTGCAGATTATGTGTGTAATTTACCTGTTGTCCATGTATCGATCGTTCCCAGTTCCATGGGGGCGGCATCAATACTATCAATAATAAATCAATCAATGAGagttgctttttttttgcgaatacaATGAGAGTTGCTTTACTTCTGTAAGGGTCTCTTTGATTCACAGAAAAAGCCGATGAAAAAACATAAGAATAGGACACCCTTCTTGGATTCAAATGAATGACTCATAGTAAAAAAAATAGAGAAATCTGGATTGAGtttcaaagaaaaagaaataaacttcTAGATCCATATAAACCCTTTTGCATTCCTATGCATAAACAAATAAGGAAAAAAACATAAGTTGCGTAATGACAATCTAATATTACCTTTGCGCCTGTTTTAACTTTGATTTGGCTATGATTTTGGAATTCATGTATTTTTTTCGATCCAGGTGAACCAAGAAGACATTCCGCAAAAATCACGTGATTTCATAATTCCTTTATTTGCACATGCAATCCTAACATATTCCTATTTTTCTCCTACTCCTACGCTTCCGTAATCCCGTGAAATAAAAAAGGCCCAAGTATTACTGCTTTTACCATTAATATGGACATCCACTTGATACTCACGCAATTTGAGTTTGGTCTACGGGACTGACTCACGCAATTTGAATGCCATGTTACCAAcagaatctttgatttgagtactgAACTTAGAATATATATATTTTGCAATTATCGAATAATAAAATACTAGATGGTTGCAGAGGCAGTTGTTTTTGTTTGGCCTTGGTTTTGAAAGAAAAGCTATGTTACAGAACAGTAATGCTACACGCACGGACCTATGGTTATGGAATCAACGGACTTTACTTAGATGGCGTTATTTTTATTGGAGATTAGGAGTGAGGCGGGACCCACccccatgaaaatcaggaaggGCGCGCTGAGATGCCCGTATTGCTCCGTGTGTCTAGCATTATTGTTGTGTCCTGTACCCCGCGTGCGCCAGCCTCTTGTACCGTTGTACGTGGACCTCGGTCCCAAGCACCCTCCACATCCGAATGCAAATCAGCCAGGGTGCCAAGGACAGGTCCCGACGGCTGGTCGTGTTGCTCGTGTTCCCACCCGCGTACGCCCGAGAACGCTTTCGGTTTTTCTCTCACTAACAAACAGCCAAACAAGTTGTGAGCCACGAGGCATGCAATGCTGCAAAAATTATAAGGCTCCTCCCAATGCTtcaccttgtacaggtgctaaaTGTATCATGTAGGcgaaaaatctgatgtggcaagacaattaagaggagagagatgggtTTGATGATCCCAGGAAGAACCAATTCTAAGCGCGTGAACCTAGGTAGAACATTTAAATGAAGCAAGCTCGTCAATACATGAAAGAGTTTAGTAGCTAACTCATTAAATGAAGGCAACTTAGTAACAAGTTACTAAGCACTATGCATTGGGGACTAGAGTTGTTAAGCTATTTAATGCGCTTAGCACCTCATTTAAGCACATGTTCATTGGAAGAGGTCTGAGCATGGCAGCTTGTTTTGGTCCTGGAGATTGTGTGGAGCTCTGTGCTCGGGTGGCGCTCGGTCCTGACGTTGGCCGGTGGGAGAAGCCGAAGATGACAGGGAATCGGTTGCGCCACTGCGATCCTGCCGTGATCCCAACAGTACCCAATCGGCCCAATCGGCCCAATCCTGATCGGCTGCAGAGAGTCTACATTatactacttcctccgtttctaaatacaagttattttagagatttcaataaaaactacatacggatgtatatagacatattttagagtgtaaattcactcatctTGCTCTATATGTAGTACGCATTAGAATCTCTAAAAAAACTTTTATTTAGAAACAGAGGTAACCGTATTTTTTTCCAACGACGGCAAGAGCACGTGCTTCGAATTATCTTTGAAGGTAGCCAGCCACAAATGACAAATTCCATGTGGTCACTCGATTGAAGTGTCTGTGAATTGCCATAAAATAGGTCAAGTGTCTTcctcaaaaaaaagaaaagggtCAAGTTTCAGTTTAGCCAGGGGTAATATTCTGCCTGTTCGTTTTGGACTTTTGTCTGCCTCCTAGtgggagtatttaaccaaaaactaccacatttcacgGAAACGTgtcgaaaaactaccactttacgattttgtgcgaaaaactaccactttttccctaatccgtggcaaaaaactaccaagtcaCGAAATCGCTTGCTTCGCCCGCGCTAAGCACAAAACTGACCGCTTGGGCCCACAAACCAGGTGCCAGCGTGCCCCCTCGGCCCGTCCGGGTCGGCCGCCCCGGTGTCGAACAGGGCGTCACCGCCGCGGGGGGCTCTGTTGCTGCCGCTGCCGGTGCTCTGGCACCGGTCGGCCTTCCTCGGGATGCGGCTGCCGTAGGAGGTGCCGAGGAGGCCCCAGCCATCCTCGTCGGAGAGATGCCAGCCGAAGCGCTCGGCCATCTCCTGGAGGACGCGCCCGGCGCGCCGGCGCCCGCGGCGGCCCCGAGCGGGCGGAGGAGGGGGATCCTGGCGAGATCCTGACCCCGACCGACCTCGGCCGCTCGCGCCCCGCCGTGTTCGGCCGCGCCCGCCCTCCTCTTCCACGCCCTGCGGCGTGCTCTGCGCGCGCACGCGCCACGCCCGCTGTCGCGCGCTCCCGCCAGCGTGCCGACGTGGACTCGCCGCAGCAGCAGCCGTTCCCGTCCGCCGGCGGCAAGCGGCtggggaaggaggaggccggcgacgaggaggagaaggaggcggaggacccgattgctttttttaaGAAAAACTAGGGATTCGATTGCATTTTTAGCCCGTTTATGTGTGGGGTCGGGCAGTTAGATTCGCGTTTAACCCAAGCAAAGCGAGCAGTTTTCACACTTAGTAGTTTTTTGTACCGGATTAATAATAAAGTGGTAGTTTTTgggacaaaatcgtaaagtggtagttttctgtcacgtttccgcgaattgtggtagtttttggttaaatactctccTAGTGGTGTAGCCAGCAATATGGCAAGGTTTGGCTGTTGCCGTACCTAACACATGCCATGTATATATAATACTAGGTCTATATGGTACTTCATTGACCACACAACCTCCGCCACAGCAGGAAATTGTTCCTGCATCCACCACTGCTGCCTCCTCCATACAGCCTGTGGCCTGCAGTCCATCGATGCCCACGTGCAGTAACGTCGGGGACAAGTAGAGGGTACAGATAGAAAAATCAAGCCGGATTGAAAATGGACAGATTTGACGCTTCtttcaaactttaacataaaatgaACTagattttaaaatatttaaaaaatgACCATTTTTCATGACGCCCCGAGCTAGGCGCCAAGCTAAATGGCATCACGCCTTGGACTAGGACGCCATGATGCTGAATGGCGCGACTGATGCCTCTATCTAGGTCGTCATTGCTATCTAGCATGGCACCCCAGCCCCAAGCATCATGAAAAAGGTTATTTATCGAAACATTTTCAGACCTGATATATTTTGTGCTAAAGTTTCATAAAAGGGTCAACTCTGTACATGTGCACCAACACGAAGACATATAGTGAACCACAAATTCCGTGGAGCCATGATTCAAGAGGAATTACGTGCGGAAGAAAATTGGTTCACTATTTCCCATCAAGTTTTCGGCGTCTCGTCCATGGCCTCAAGGCGTTTGTCATGTTACATTTTAGTTATAGTTTTTTTCCTTTTCAAATTTCGTACTGCCCATAGGCGCCGACCAGAAACACTTATCTTTACTCGCTGAACTGAATGAAAAACGGGGTCGATCAGCTAAACAAGTTGTGATTGGTCTGGTTTGAAGATTGTGTGGAACTCCGTTCTTGGGTGGCACGATCCTGCCGTATCTGTCCGCACCGGTGGCAGAATCAAAGATGATTGGAATCGGGTTGCCCGATCGCGATCCTGCCGTGATCCGAACAGTACCGATCGTGATCGGCTCTGGAGATACGGATGGCACGGACTACAGACGGGGCATCCAGAAATTCTACACTATTTCCAAGCATGGCAATGCACGTGCTTGGATATTTTAACCTACGCACCGCCCAGTGTCAGTGTAGTGGATTTTGAAGTTTGCCAGCCACCCATGTGGTCAGTCAACTGAAGAGTCAGTCGCTGTAAATGAAAACAAAATCCACATACCAATCGTCCTGTTCGTTTTGGTTGGCATCCTCCAGGTAGCCTGATTCCATCGATGCCCACGTACCAATCGTCGAGGCAGACGGAGTATTCAGATCAAAGATGGACTGGAGCGATGTCCAGGAcgacacgtatggtgaaccacaaACTCCGTGGATCCAATTTTCGTGTGAAATTCACATGGTCCAGGGACATTTTGTTCACAAGTTTGCATGGACTTTGGGGGAATCCGTCCATGGCAGCAAAGAAGATGGAGGGTTGACTTGAAGAAGTCGCTGGACTATATGGCGACGTCCATGAAAACAGAAATGGTTATACAATCGGGTCAGGTTGTTTATCTACACTTTGTGCTAACTGTGCAGTATGTTGGAAACATTTTTTCGATAAAGAGCAACCAACACCAAAAGTTTGAAAACATAAAGCCGCAAAAGAATGTTTCATCTCACAGTAGTTTCTTCATATATTTCTTTCATTCATTCATTCACATTGACTGACTGCTATAGGTGTGTACAAAATCGCTAATGTACAATAACACCTTTTCATCAGAAGGGGGGCGGCTGGTCCTTCCGCTCATCGGATGGAACAAACTTTCTCTGGAAGACGTCGACACAGATATCACATTAGTGACAAACAAACAAACATGTCATAATTTTCCTATGAAAAATACTTCATCTACCTTGTATGTAACAGAGGCAACAAACACGGTCATCATCAACATAAGTTGCATTAAGCCCCATCATCCATGAACCAATTGATATGTCGTCATGCGCATTGCTGTGCAGCAATGTGCTGCGTATTGACAACAAAGAGAGAGTTAGCTGAATCGGAGCTTGGAAGTAGGAACCCTGGTTTGTGGAAGTAGAAAGACCCAAAAATGATAGGCTTTCGTCTTTAAGCACGTAGCAAGTGCTAGTAGTATCTACCACCCACTTTTGATGATGGAATACCACAAAAAATTATTTTGTATGTGTGGGAAGTTCTGCTCCGGAAGGGCTCGACGACCGATGGATCACCAGAGTTATGCAGATGGTCTCATGCGGTCGCACCGCCCGAACATCAATGGGGAGATCGACCCTTACTTCCCCACATTCTGTGGGGTTAGACAGGGTGATCCCTTCTCCCCTTTCTTGTTCAATATGGTGATGGACGCGCTTGCCGCCATCCTGGATAAGGCTAAGGCTGCTGGCCACATTCATGGGATCACTCCCCACCTGGCTGGTGGCGCTGGGATCTCCCTCCTCCAGTACGTCgatgacaccatcatcatggtcgaaggctctGAGGCGGACATCGCCAATCTTAAGTTCCTTCTCCTCTGCTTCCCACAAATGTCTGGCCTTAAGATAAACTTCGACAAGAGTGATGTGATGGTGATGGGCTACTCTGAGACCGGGTCCCTTGCCATTGCTAACAGGCTCAATTGCCGCCTTGGGTCCTTCCCCACGACCTACTTGGGAACGCCCATTAGCGACTCTTGGCTCACCATCGCGGACCTCCGCCCGACCGTGTCCAAGCTTCAGACGCACATTGAACCTTGGCAGGGTAGGTGGTTATCAAAGGTGGCTCGGACTATTCTCATTAACTCatccctctccagcctcctcttatttctcatgagcttctacagccttcaCGAGACTCTGCACCATGAGATCGTCAAAATCCAGTCCCGCTTCTATTGGGCTGGCGACAACTAGAAATATCATATGGTCAGCTGGCCTGACATCTGCAAGCCCAGGGAACAAGGCGGCCTCGGTATCATGTGCTCCAAGCGCATGAATATCGCCCTCCTATCCCGCTGGCTCTGGCGCATCTCGCAAGGCCAGGGTAGTCTCGGGCTCAACATCATCCAGAACAAGTACCTGCGTGGACATCCCCTTGCCTTTTGTCAAAGAACTGGCggctcgcagttctggcagtcggtcGTCTAGCTTCTCCCTGTTCTTCGCATCGGAACCTCCATCTCGGTGGGGTCAGGCACGGAAACTTTGTTCTGGTTTGACCGGTGGGCCGGAGACTCCCCCTTCGCCGcgcgcttccccgacctcttctccaTCGCTGTAGACCCCTTGATCTCAGTTGagagggcccttattgacttagggtgcCTTGCTTTCCAGAGGCCCTTTGGCCCCTCGGAGTCCGCCACCTGGCGTGAGTTACTAGATTGCGTGGCTCTCCACGAGCCTGTGGTGGACGGTGGCCCGGACCAGGTGAGATGGCGGCTCAAGCCTTCGGGCCAATTCTCCACTAAGTCTCTCTACCATGCCATCGCCCCCTCctccgcccctcccccccttgcgaCGGTTTAGTCCATCCGCTTGCCTCTGAAAATCtggatcttcatgtggcaatggattcaCGATCGGATACCGTCGGGCGTGGAGGTCCGCAAACGTAATGGCCCGGGCACTGGCCTTTGCCCGCTTTGCGCTACCCCCGAAGACTCGAACCACATCTTCTTTTCTTGTGTGTCCGCGCAATTCGTGTGGAGCTGCTTCCGCGAGGTGGTGGGTGGAaattggtgccacaccaacttcccCGACCTGTATACGGAGCTCCAGTCCTCCCCTTGgcctctcgccacattaggtggcttgagattggggtcATCGCTTGGACCCTCTGGACGATCCGTAATAAGCTTGTGATCCAGCGCGCGCCTCTTCGACGGGCTACTGACGCTATCTTCAAACTGTttggtttcttgcagctttggcggccgcttagccgcactGATGACCGTGACGCCATCTCTGCCTTCATCGCTGACCTCCGCTCGATGGCCGTCCGTCTGTCtccaccgccccgccgcccccgccggaACCCGACTAGATGCTTGTTTGGCTCCCCGGctcttttcttttagttttttgggcttgttgagctgtgccctcagcagaaccttcgTACTTGTGTGTGAGACTTGGGTGCGTGTGTTTGAACTAGTCCATGCATGTGTGCTctgtggcggtttgctttatttataaagcaaggcgaaagcctttttcggtaattagCCAGTAATAGCATGTCAATGAATGAGTTCTTATCAAGTGCCCTACAGTCGGTGGGATAGATTATTATTCCGTTaaaagataaatatatcaaatgaTGAATTAGCATGTGATAACACATGGGCATGTCCTAAGGAAATTACATATGTGAGAATAAAGTCAAGCAAAAAAACCAATTGAGCTTCTGATCAACCAAGAAAACTCCTCTGATCGACCAAAAAAGACTGGACCTAATTGCAACATTCAAACTGCTAATCCTACTGATGCATATAACATtgagcaaactcaaaatctcaggaGATGACACACACTGCCATTGCTAGGAGCTAGGGATGCAAATTGATGGCACATAGGGCACCCTGTGACCCTATCTAGTTCATTCAAATGAACTAAAAGATGCAAAAGTGCAACTTGGTTTGTGTTGATAAAAGATGGTTCAGCATAGGATTTAATATGAGCAAAATACACACCAATTACCTGTTGATGTTGATGTAGCGAGCCAAATTGTTATGAGAGGATAAATAAAGAACCAGCATGGCAAAAGTATCCAAGGATTAAAAAACAAGCAATGAAAATCAAAAGCAGGAACCTAAAGAATGAATATGGTAAAGAAAGTTATTTCATCAGGCAAAAAAAACCCCTGATATGTGTGTCCATATCAGAACATCATTAGAACACCACTATCAGAAGCCGACCAATCCTTCATCGTCACAACTTTGTTTTTAACTTCAAAGTTTGACACAACTCTGTTATtggttttattttcattttcttgtAGCAATGTTTTTTGTCGATAAACTAACATCTATGTTCAAACCGAACGCATTTAAGCGTGTTAGGTTGTACACACTATTTGAGGGCTTGCCTTACACCAATATGCTACTTCTACCTCATCATTCATCTCACAAGGTTATACTCATTCCTCCCACAAGGCCTTAGCATCTACATTGTCATCACTCAGTCTCCTTCGTCATCACTTTTAATCGCAGCGATGGTTAAACATGCATCGAGATCCTCGTCTCTGCCTTTTCATCATGCCGCATAAGAAGGTGTACAAGTCTCCAGAAAGTAATTTAATGGGATACAGGCACTGTTGGAAATAATGCGTGGAGTCTGGTGCTTGAGCATATCTTGTCACGTTACAAACTGCATGCAGTACGTGATCAAATGCTCGTTTGGCCCCTGTAGCTCCTCCCGAGTTTTCAGCTAGAACATGCACCATATCCTACCTTCCCTCCCTATTCTCCTTGGTCCAATAAGCATATTGCGCTCCACTCGGCAAGACATTTAATCGAATCGTTGTTGGCTGGACTGCTTCATGGATAATCCCTATAAAGGGCAGAGAGCATTGGGAGATAAAACAATACATCTCCATCTTCCCCGTACACCACAAGTGTTGAGCCGCCTTTTGAAAGAAGCCGGTCGGGATGTCCGTCGTGCAACGGCAGTCCGGTGAGCGGTGTCTCCGTGACTCCAGCCGCATCCTTCGACCCTGCATGGGGGCGGTATAGAGTTTTCTAGGCAGCGTTCGCGCGAC
This window harbors:
- the LOC119343025 gene encoding flavonol synthase/flavanone 3-hydroxylase-like; amino-acid sequence: MVHQAQGLLVQEVAADGELPSRYVLKEQQGRPAAAAAAQRAAPSIPTVDVSRLADADPSEADKLRSALDSWGLFAVTGHGMTDPFLDAILGAARGFFHLPTEAKQEYSNVVDADDGGRKFQPEGYGVDRVDTDEQVLDWCDRLYLQVRPDDARQLRFWPTHPPDLAELLKEFSVEGEKVAKLVVTAMARCLGFEDGFFVDKVGDRMPSYARFTYYPPCPRPDLVHGLKPHTDNSVVTVLLLDDQVGGLQVLKDGSWVDVPVLGDGRHQLLVVVGDEMEIMSNAAFRAPVHRVMAPGEEAERVSLAVFYQPEPDKVLEPSPELIDGDRPAMYKKLQAKVFADGFWDAFALGERTIDFLKVKVDAVDPPAAAVSGA